The Carassius gibelio isolate Cgi1373 ecotype wild population from Czech Republic chromosome B14, carGib1.2-hapl.c, whole genome shotgun sequence genome has a segment encoding these proteins:
- the LOC127971824 gene encoding uncharacterized protein LOC127971824, protein MLKVMFECSAPITTQCAVCREHADYRCIECSSTAVFCEVCLKRIHRNLLHLPEKWNSVYYEPSSLGLFLYLPEAHGTHAVYTKDMKIIVSTGRLCTVTVNMCACEPETCTLLRYGLRPATATSPRQTAFSIPLLELSVSLSLECQVSVEGFSQHPISHFRHHHFRKRGLVDICPQLNDGTICPACPKADGDMIVTLDANFGLVRNQSSGTSAVDPLHGTRMFRGIPAITS, encoded by the exons ATGCTTAAGGTGATGTTTGAATGTTCAGCACCGATCACTACCCAGTGTGCTGTCTGCCGAGAACATGCTGATTATAGGTGCATTGAGTGCAGCTCCACTGCAGTGTTCTGTGAGGTTTGCCTGAAGAGGATTCACAGAAATTTACTGCATCTTCCTGAAAAGTGGAAT AGTGTTTACTATGAGCCATCTTCCCTGGGGTTATTCCTATATTTACCTGAAGCCCATGGCACCCATGCTGTGTACACAAAGGACATGAAGATCATTGTCAGCACAG GAAGGCTCTGCACCGTTACAGTCAACATGTGTGCGTGTGAACCAGAAACCTGTACTCTGCTGAGATATGGGCTCCGGCCAGCAACAGCCACAAGCCCCAGACAGACAGCCTTCTCCATCCCTCTGCTAgagctttctgtttctctgtcactGGAGTGTCAGGTTTCTGTTGAGGGTTTTTCGCAACACCCCATATCCCATTTTAGGCATCACCACTTCCGAAAAAGAGGTTTGGTTGATATTTGCCCACAATTAAATGATGGAACAATATGCCCAGCATGTCCAAAG gcGGATGGAGATATGATTGTCACATTGGATGCCAACTTTGGCCTTGTGAGGAATCAAAGCTCTGGGACAAGTGCGGTTGATCCATTACACGGAACCCGCATGTTTAGAGGAATACCTGCTATCACATCTTGA